Proteins encoded together in one Bacteroides zoogleoformans window:
- a CDS encoding imelysin family protein, whose translation MKKNVWLVTSLALGLSFTTVSCGSDDNESEYTKIANIDYSSANAENWGKYMVQVALRLQQDANDLYDDWSKSYKGGKPYAELFKNPVAEGNTFGKSVENLIDGCWDIANEVGGAKIGDPYDLYVDGKTEKALYAVESWYSWHSREDYRNNIYSIRNAYYGTRNGSISEKSLSKAIAAVNPALDTEVKNAITNAADKIWAIPAPFRNNIASAEAREASKACQALAEILKNKLKPAAAKLSEEVLKPVVTDYVDVVVLPTYADLKRENTKLYEAVVAFQKAPSQAAMNACAAQWLVAREPWETSEAFLFGPVADRGLDPNMDSWPLDQAGIVQVLEKASFGDLDWTGEYDEDDKKIAKTQSLRGFHTLEFLIFKDGKARVIK comes from the coding sequence ATGAAAAAGAATGTTTGGCTTGTAACGTCCCTCGCTTTGGGACTGTCCTTCACAACCGTGTCTTGTGGCAGTGACGACAATGAAAGCGAATACACGAAGATTGCGAATATCGACTATTCAAGTGCGAATGCCGAAAACTGGGGCAAGTATATGGTGCAGGTAGCTCTGCGCTTGCAGCAAGATGCAAACGACTTGTACGATGACTGGAGTAAATCTTATAAAGGAGGGAAACCTTATGCCGAGTTGTTTAAGAATCCCGTTGCAGAAGGAAATACTTTCGGGAAATCGGTAGAGAACCTTATCGACGGATGTTGGGATATTGCCAATGAAGTAGGAGGCGCCAAAATCGGCGACCCGTATGATTTATACGTCGATGGAAAGACCGAGAAGGCATTGTATGCCGTGGAATCTTGGTATAGCTGGCACTCTCGCGAAGACTACCGCAATAATATTTATTCTATCCGCAATGCCTATTATGGCACTCGCAATGGAAGCATCAGCGAGAAGTCTCTTTCCAAGGCCATTGCCGCAGTCAATCCGGCTTTGGACACCGAAGTGAAGAATGCCATAACGAATGCAGCCGATAAGATTTGGGCTATTCCTGCTCCTTTCCGCAATAACATCGCAAGTGCTGAGGCACGGGAAGCGTCGAAAGCTTGTCAGGCATTGGCGGAGATTTTGAAGAACAAATTGAAACCTGCCGCCGCAAAATTGTCCGAAGAGGTCTTGAAGCCTGTCGTCACAGATTACGTAGATGTGGTGGTGTTGCCTACTTATGCCGACTTAAAGAGAGAGAACACGAAGCTTTACGAAGCTGTGGTGGCTTTCCAAAAGGCACCGTCACAAGCCGCTATGAATGCGTGCGCCGCACAATGGTTGGTGGCTCGTGAACCGTGGGAAACCAGTGAAGCATTCTTGTTCGGCCCCGTAGCCGACAGAGGACTCGACCCTAATATGGACAGCTGGCCATTGGATCAGGCAGGTATCGTTCAGGTATTGGAAAAAGCCAGCTTCGGTGACCTCGACTGGACCGGCGAATACGACGAAGATGATAAAAAGATAGCAAAGACTCAGTCTTTGCGTGGCTTCCATACATTGGAGTTCCTCATATTCAAAGATGGGAAGGCTCGAGTAATCAAGTAA
- a CDS encoding DNA-binding protein: MAKKETSTKSFILRVDAGTMEAIEKWAADEFRSTNGQLQWIIAEALRKSGRMKKKKC; this comes from the coding sequence GTGGCTAAAAAAGAGACTTCAACCAAAAGCTTTATCCTGCGTGTGGATGCCGGGACAATGGAAGCCATTGAAAAATGGGCGGCCGATGAGTTCCGCAGCACGAACGGACAGCTTCAGTGGATTATCGCTGAAGCATTACGTAAAAGCGGGCGGATGAAGAAAAAGAAGTGTTAA
- a CDS encoding alpha/beta hydrolase — translation MSAFGFLRWVLIGIGFLSGYVCVVHAQNSHIVRAQRIYELFAAGQGDSVHAALNKELQAKLSPADFNDTFRQTEKTFGPLQSKGDWQTDAIQGAAVYYRDLMFERYSLRFILAFDANGGMNTIRLAPVPALSSAKPVSYDAAKMTEREITVGADGFELPGTLTLPVFASKQRKVPCVVLIHGSGPNDRDETIGPNKPFRDLARGLAERGIAVIRYDKRTKVYGANSVPAGRALDYDTETVDDALSALRRAEGLPEIATDSIFVSGHSLGGMLAPRIAQKSDIPAGIVILSGPARPLDVSLKEQLAYIASLTGTKVDVQEQADKLMAAQPRSYWDFAETYRPVETAAGLTLPILVLQGERDYQVTMEDFALWRSGLLHRKNAFFKSYPRLNHLMQEGSGKATPFEYNRASPVAAYVMDDIASFVRGERGNF, via the coding sequence ATGAGTGCTTTCGGTTTTTTAAGATGGGTGCTGATTGGGATCGGCTTTCTGTCGGGTTATGTATGTGTCGTTCATGCGCAAAACAGCCACATAGTACGTGCGCAACGCATCTACGAACTTTTTGCGGCGGGACAGGGCGACAGCGTTCATGCGGCCTTGAACAAAGAGTTGCAGGCTAAACTCTCACCCGCCGATTTCAATGATACTTTCAGACAGACAGAGAAAACTTTCGGCCCGTTGCAATCGAAAGGAGATTGGCAGACAGATGCCATACAAGGAGCGGCTGTCTATTATCGCGATTTGATGTTCGAGCGCTACAGCCTTCGGTTTATATTGGCTTTTGACGCGAACGGGGGAATGAATACCATTCGGCTGGCTCCGGTGCCTGCGCTTTCTTCCGCCAAACCGGTGTCATATGATGCGGCGAAGATGACTGAGAGGGAGATTACCGTAGGCGCCGATGGCTTTGAACTTCCCGGGACATTGACGTTGCCGGTGTTTGCCTCGAAACAGCGCAAGGTGCCTTGTGTCGTTCTGATACATGGTTCCGGCCCCAACGACCGCGACGAGACGATAGGACCCAACAAACCGTTTCGAGATCTTGCCCGGGGGCTGGCGGAGCGAGGTATCGCGGTCATCCGCTATGACAAGCGGACGAAAGTATACGGTGCAAACAGTGTGCCTGCCGGACGAGCACTTGATTATGACACGGAAACGGTAGACGACGCTTTGTCCGCTTTGCGTCGGGCAGAGGGTTTGCCGGAAATTGCGACTGACAGCATTTTTGTATCAGGCCATAGCCTGGGCGGAATGCTGGCTCCACGCATTGCGCAAAAGTCCGACATACCGGCGGGCATCGTCATCCTCTCCGGCCCGGCCCGCCCGCTTGATGTATCTCTGAAAGAACAACTGGCCTATATTGCGTCATTGACCGGCACCAAGGTCGACGTCCAAGAGCAGGCGGATAAACTGATGGCTGCCCAACCCCGCTCTTATTGGGACTTTGCCGAGACTTACCGGCCAGTGGAGACGGCTGCCGGACTGACGTTGCCGATACTTGTCCTGCAAGGCGAACGCGACTATCAGGTGACGATGGAAGACTTCGCCCTATGGCGTTCCGGCTTGCTACATCGCAAGAATGCCTTCTTCAAATCCTATCCGAGGCTGAATCACCTGATGCAGGAGGGTAGTGGCAAGGCCACCCCTTTCGAATATAACCGGGCTTCGCCCGTCGCGGCGTATGTAATGGATGACATTGCCTCCTTTGTGCGTGGAGAGCGCGGCAATTTCTGA
- a CDS encoding SPFH domain-containing protein: protein METKELDFKGLRVNGFVALFLHLIVLSAIILSAFIIGVNHSAALVIVAIILSVAWFILIAGYMQLEPNEARAMVFFGKYKGTFKETGFFWVNPFLDKKKLSLRARNLDVEPIKVNDKIGNPILIGLVLVWKLKDTYKAMFEIDAQTMAASAAGVGNNRQASGGYAVAGRMNAFENFVKIQSDAALRQVAGQYAYDDNETDKEELTLRSGGEEINEQLEQKLNERLAMAGMEVVEARINYLAYAPEIAAVMLRRQQASAIITAREKIVEGAVSMVKMALHKLSDEGVVDLDEEKKAAMVSNLLVVLCADEAAQPVVNTGTLNH, encoded by the coding sequence ATGGAAACGAAAGAGTTGGATTTCAAAGGTTTAAGAGTGAATGGTTTTGTTGCCTTATTCTTACATTTAATCGTGCTTAGCGCAATAATCTTATCCGCTTTTATCATCGGTGTAAACCATAGTGCGGCGCTTGTGATCGTGGCAATAATCCTGTCGGTGGCCTGGTTTATTTTGATTGCGGGATACATGCAGCTGGAACCGAACGAAGCGCGGGCCATGGTGTTCTTCGGAAAGTACAAAGGGACGTTCAAGGAAACCGGGTTCTTTTGGGTCAATCCTTTCTTGGACAAGAAGAAACTCTCGCTTCGCGCACGCAATCTGGACGTGGAACCTATTAAGGTAAACGACAAGATAGGCAATCCCATTCTGATAGGCCTGGTGCTGGTGTGGAAATTGAAGGATACCTATAAGGCGATGTTCGAGATTGACGCGCAGACTATGGCGGCATCTGCCGCAGGCGTGGGAAACAACAGGCAGGCAAGCGGCGGATATGCGGTGGCCGGACGGATGAATGCGTTCGAGAACTTCGTCAAGATACAAAGCGATGCAGCCTTGCGTCAGGTGGCCGGACAGTATGCTTACGACGACAACGAGACTGATAAGGAGGAGTTGACGCTTCGTTCGGGCGGCGAGGAAATCAACGAGCAGTTGGAGCAGAAGCTGAACGAACGTCTGGCCATGGCAGGCATGGAGGTAGTGGAAGCACGCATCAACTACTTGGCTTATGCGCCCGAGATTGCCGCAGTGATGTTGCGGCGCCAGCAGGCATCGGCCATCATTACCGCCCGCGAGAAGATTGTGGAAGGAGCGGTTTCCATGGTGAAAATGGCGCTTCATAAATTGTCTGATGAAGGAGTTGTGGACCTGGACGAAGAGAAGAAAGCGGCCATGGTCAGCAATTTGTTGGTGGTGCTTTGTGCGGATGAGGCGGCGCAACCGGTAGTGAACACAGGAACGTTGAACCATTAA